One segment of Streptomyces bathyalis DNA contains the following:
- the galE gene encoding UDP-glucose 4-epimerase GalE — MTWLITGGAGYIGAHVARTMVEAGERVVVLDDLTAAVPERLEAMPEPRPVLARGSVLDRELLDRTFAEHDITGVVHLAARKQVGESVEQPLRYYRENVHGLTVLLEAVVAAGVRRFVFSSSAAVYGTPDVGLVTEDTPCVPMNPYGETKLTGEWLVRSTGRAAGIATACLRYFNVAGAAEPRLADTGVFNIVPMFFDALTRGEAPLIFGDDYPTADGTCVRDYIHVQDLAEAHLAAARRLSTAGSGGDLTVNIGTGNGLSVREMADLVAEITGKREPAARVAPRRPGDPARVVASAELAEKELGWTARHSVRDMITSAWEGWCLRHPGAR; from the coding sequence ATGACGTGGTTGATCACAGGTGGGGCGGGCTACATCGGGGCGCACGTCGCGCGGACGATGGTGGAGGCCGGGGAGCGGGTGGTCGTCCTGGACGATCTCACGGCGGCGGTGCCGGAGCGGCTGGAGGCGATGCCCGAGCCGCGTCCCGTCCTGGCGCGGGGTTCGGTGCTGGACCGTGAGCTGCTGGACCGCACGTTCGCCGAGCACGACATCACGGGCGTGGTGCATCTCGCGGCCCGCAAGCAGGTCGGGGAGTCCGTCGAGCAGCCGCTGCGCTACTACCGGGAGAACGTGCACGGGCTGACGGTTCTGCTGGAGGCGGTCGTCGCGGCGGGGGTACGCCGCTTCGTCTTCTCCTCCTCCGCGGCGGTCTACGGAACGCCGGACGTCGGGCTCGTCACGGAGGACACCCCGTGCGTGCCGATGAATCCCTACGGTGAGACGAAGCTCACCGGCGAATGGCTCGTGCGCTCCACCGGCCGGGCCGCCGGCATCGCCACGGCGTGCCTGCGCTACTTCAACGTCGCCGGCGCCGCCGAGCCGCGGCTGGCGGACACCGGGGTCTTCAACATCGTGCCGATGTTCTTCGACGCGCTCACCCGCGGCGAGGCACCGCTGATCTTCGGCGACGACTACCCCACGGCGGACGGCACCTGCGTGCGCGACTACATCCACGTCCAGGATCTGGCCGAGGCGCACCTCGCGGCGGCGCGCAGGCTCTCGACGGCCGGCAGCGGCGGTGATCTCACCGTGAACATCGGCACCGGCAACGGGCTCTCGGTGCGGGAGATGGCGGATCTCGTCGCCGAGATCACGGGGAAGCGCGAGCCCGCCGCGAGGGTCGCGCCCCGGCGGCCGGGCGACCCGGCGCGTGTGGTCGCCTCGGCGGAGCTCGCGGAGAAGGAGCTGGGGTGGACGGCCCGCCACAGCGTGCGCGACATGATCACCTCGGCATGGGAGGGCTGGTGTCTGCGGCACCCCGGCGCACGCTGA
- a CDS encoding glycosyltransferase family 2 protein, with the protein MPQQSPERSAPTPRLGAVILTMGNRPEELRALLDSVAKQDGDPIETVVVGNGAPLPALPEGVRTVELPENLGIPGGRNVGIEAFGPSGAEVDALLFLDDDGLLPDTGTAELVREAFAADASLGIVSFRIADPDTGETQRRHVPRLRAADPMRSSRVTTFLGGANAVRTRVIAEVGGLPDEFFYAHEETDLAWRALDAGWSIDYRADMVLHHPTTAPSRHAVYHRMVARNRVWLARRNLPALLVPVYLGVWLVLTLARRPSRPALRAWLGGFREGWTKPCGARRPMRWRTVWRLTRLGRPPVI; encoded by the coding sequence ATGCCGCAGCAGAGCCCGGAGCGGTCCGCACCGACCCCGAGGCTCGGCGCCGTCATCCTCACGATGGGCAACCGGCCCGAGGAGCTGCGGGCGCTGCTCGACTCCGTGGCCAAACAGGACGGGGATCCGATCGAGACCGTCGTCGTGGGTAACGGCGCGCCGCTGCCCGCGTTGCCGGAAGGTGTACGGACGGTCGAGCTTCCGGAAAATCTCGGCATCCCCGGAGGCCGGAACGTAGGCATCGAGGCCTTCGGCCCGTCCGGCGCCGAGGTCGATGCCCTGCTCTTCCTCGACGACGACGGGCTGCTGCCGGACACCGGCACCGCCGAGCTCGTGCGTGAGGCCTTCGCCGCCGACGCGTCGCTGGGCATCGTCAGCTTCCGCATCGCCGACCCGGACACCGGTGAGACCCAGCGCCGCCATGTGCCCAGGCTGCGGGCCGCGGACCCGATGCGCTCCTCCCGGGTGACCACGTTCCTGGGCGGCGCCAACGCCGTGCGTACGAGGGTCATCGCCGAGGTCGGGGGACTGCCTGACGAGTTCTTCTACGCACACGAGGAGACGGACCTGGCCTGGCGGGCCCTGGATGCGGGCTGGTCGATCGACTACCGCGCAGACATGGTGCTGCACCACCCCACGACGGCTCCGAGCCGGCACGCGGTCTACCACCGCATGGTCGCCCGCAACCGCGTCTGGCTCGCCCGCCGGAACCTCCCGGCCCTGCTCGTACCCGTCTACCTCGGCGTCTGGCTGGTCCTCACCCTCGCCCGCCGCCCCTCGCGCCCGGCGCTGCGCGCGTGGCTCGGCGGATTCCGGGAGGGGTGGACCAAACCGTGCGGTGCGCGCAGGCCGATGCGCTGGCGTACCGTGTGGCGGCTGACCCGACTAGGTCGCCCGCCCGTGATCTGA
- a CDS encoding CDP-alcohol phosphatidyltransferase family protein, protein MHKPSVAELRPVVHPEGVKDRRSGEHWAGRLYMREVSLRVDQHLVNTKVTPNQLTYLMTVAGVLAAPALLLPGIGGAVLGVVMVQLYLLLDCVDGELARWKKQYSLGGVYLDRVGAYLCDAAVLLGFGLRAADLWGGGRVDWLWAFLGTLAALGAVLIKAETDLVGVARHQTGLPPVKEAASEPRSSGVALARKAAAALKFHRLILGIEASLLILVLAVVDEIRGDLFFTRLGVAVLAGIAVVQTLLHLVSILASSRLK, encoded by the coding sequence ATGCACAAGCCATCAGTAGCTGAACTCCGTCCGGTCGTTCATCCCGAGGGCGTGAAGGACAGGCGCAGCGGTGAGCACTGGGCCGGGCGGCTCTACATGCGCGAGGTCTCCCTGCGCGTGGATCAGCACCTGGTGAACACGAAGGTCACGCCGAACCAGCTGACCTACCTGATGACCGTCGCCGGTGTCCTCGCCGCCCCGGCACTGCTGCTGCCGGGGATCGGCGGGGCGGTGCTCGGCGTGGTGATGGTCCAGCTCTACCTGCTGCTCGACTGCGTGGACGGCGAACTCGCGCGCTGGAAGAAGCAGTACTCGCTCGGCGGGGTGTACCTGGACCGGGTCGGCGCCTACCTCTGCGACGCCGCCGTGCTGCTGGGCTTCGGCCTGCGTGCCGCGGACCTGTGGGGCGGGGGCCGTGTGGACTGGCTGTGGGCCTTCCTCGGCACCCTCGCCGCGCTCGGGGCGGTACTGATCAAGGCCGAGACCGACCTGGTCGGTGTGGCCCGGCACCAGACCGGGCTGCCGCCCGTGAAGGAGGCCGCGAGCGAGCCGCGCTCGTCCGGCGTGGCGCTGGCCCGCAAGGCCGCCGCGGCGCTGAAGTTCCACCGCCTGATACTCGGGATCGAGGCGTCGCTGCTCATCCTGGTCCTGGCGGTCGTGGACGAGATCAGAGGCGACCTCTTCTTCACCAGGCTCGGTGTCGCCGTGCTCGCCGGAATCGCCGTTGTCCAGACGCTGCTGCATCTGGTGTCCATCCTGGCCTCCAGCAGGCTCAAGTGA
- a CDS encoding sugar phosphate nucleotidyltransferase: MIGLVLAAGAGRRLRPYTDTLPKALVPVGPEGDEESQTVLDIALANFAAVGLTDVAVVVGYRKEAVYERKEALEKKHGVKLTLVDNDKAEEWNNAYSLWCARDVIKQGALLANGDTVHPLSVEKTLLDARGNGQKIILALDTVKHLDEEEMKVVTDPEKGVQQITKLMDPSTASGEYIGLTLIEPEAAEELADALKTTFERDPQLYYEDGYQELVNRGFKIDVAPIGDVQWVEIDNHDDLAKGREIACRY, from the coding sequence ATGATCGGCCTCGTGCTGGCCGCCGGCGCCGGACGGCGTCTGCGTCCCTACACCGACACCCTCCCCAAGGCCCTCGTGCCGGTGGGCCCCGAAGGCGACGAGGAGTCGCAGACCGTCCTCGACATCGCCCTGGCCAACTTCGCGGCCGTCGGCCTCACCGACGTCGCCGTCGTCGTCGGCTACCGCAAGGAAGCGGTGTACGAGCGCAAGGAAGCCCTGGAGAAGAAGCACGGCGTCAAGCTCACCCTCGTCGACAACGACAAGGCCGAGGAGTGGAACAACGCCTACTCCCTGTGGTGCGCACGCGACGTCATCAAGCAGGGCGCGCTGCTCGCCAACGGCGACACCGTCCACCCCCTCTCCGTCGAGAAGACCCTCCTCGACGCCCGCGGCAACGGCCAGAAGATCATCCTCGCCCTCGACACGGTCAAGCACCTGGACGAGGAGGAGATGAAGGTCGTCACCGACCCGGAGAAGGGCGTCCAGCAGATCACCAAGCTGATGGACCCGTCCACGGCGAGCGGCGAGTACATCGGCCTCACCCTCATCGAGCCCGAGGCCGCCGAGGAGCTGGCCGACGCGCTGAAGACCACGTTCGAGCGCGACCCGCAGCTCTACTACGAGGACGGCTACCAGGAACTGGTCAACCGCGGCTTCAAGATCGACGTCGCGCCGATCGGCGACGTGCAGTGGGTCGAGATCGACAACCACGACGACCTCGCCAAGGGCAGGGAGATCGCATGCCGGTACTGA
- a CDS encoding ABC transporter permease: MTETTHGGAVGVKPPPTPDDRLSPADLAAKYGLSVSGARPSLPEYVRQLWGRRHFILAFSRAKLTAQYSQAKLGQLWQVATPLLNATVYYFIFGLLLGGRNGTPGGHQNYIPFLVTGVFVFTFTQTSVLNGVRAISGNLGLVRALHFPRASLPISISLQQLQQLLYSMIVLVAILVGFGHFPAWSWLLIFPTLACQFLFNTGMALIMARLGSKTPDLAQLMPFILRTWMYGSGVMFPLQPMLRDRAGAQPWLVDLIQANPAAVYMDLMRFSFIDGYTPADLPPHVWALALGWGLLIGVGGFVFFWKSEERYGRG, encoded by the coding sequence GTGACCGAGACAACGCACGGCGGTGCGGTGGGCGTGAAGCCCCCGCCCACACCGGACGACCGTCTGTCCCCGGCCGATCTCGCGGCCAAGTACGGCTTGTCGGTGAGCGGGGCGCGTCCCTCGCTGCCGGAGTACGTGAGGCAGCTGTGGGGGAGACGGCATTTCATCCTCGCCTTCTCGCGGGCCAAGCTCACCGCGCAGTACAGCCAGGCGAAGCTCGGACAGCTGTGGCAGGTGGCCACGCCACTGCTGAACGCCACGGTCTACTACTTCATCTTCGGTCTCCTGCTCGGCGGCAGGAACGGAACGCCCGGCGGCCATCAGAACTACATTCCCTTCCTGGTCACCGGCGTTTTCGTCTTCACCTTCACCCAGACCTCGGTGCTCAACGGTGTCCGTGCGATCTCCGGCAACCTCGGTCTCGTGCGCGCCCTGCACTTCCCGCGCGCATCACTGCCGATCTCGATCTCGCTGCAGCAGCTCCAGCAACTTCTGTACTCGATGATCGTGCTGGTCGCCATCCTCGTCGGCTTCGGGCACTTCCCGGCCTGGTCCTGGCTGCTGATCTTCCCGACGCTCGCCTGCCAGTTCCTCTTCAACACCGGCATGGCACTGATCATGGCCCGGCTGGGCAGCAAGACCCCCGACCTGGCCCAGCTCATGCCGTTCATCCTGCGCACATGGATGTACGGGTCCGGCGTGATGTTCCCGCTGCAGCCCATGCTGCGCGACCGCGCGGGGGCGCAGCCGTGGCTGGTTGATCTCATCCAGGCCAACCCCGCTGCCGTCTACATGGACCTCATGCGCTTCTCGTTCATCGACGGCTACACCCCTGCGGACCTTCCGCCGCACGTCTGGGCACTCGCGCTGGGTTGGGGTCTGTTGATCGGTGTCGGCGGATTTGTTTTCTTCTGGAAGTCGGAGGAGCGTTATGGACGTGGCTGA
- a CDS encoding MMPL family transporter, translating into MLRRIAELALHRPRALLIASLIAVVAMGAIGFGAFGKLQAGGFEDPDAPSSRAQTLIADKFGGEDNLVLLVRAESGSLDSAAVREAGEKLTKELKANSQLSHVSSYWDAGGSALTSRDGSQALVLAHVRGDSSDVADHTKEITDEWSGDQGPVDVRAGGGAALNNDISEQVSADLAVAESIAVPLTLVLLVIAFGSFVAALLPLAIGLIAILGTFAELFVLGSVTDVSVFSVNLTTALGLGLGIDYGLLIVSRFRERLSEGDDVGDALRTTVTTAGRTIAFSAATVVAALAALLLFPPFFLRSFAYAGIGVVAIAAMAALIVVPALLAVLGHRVNKGRLPWADAVRRPDAPMWGRLARTVMRRPALTALPVLAVLLLAASPLLGARFGMPDERVLPEDAQSRQVSSVLDTQFPGGSTEALQIVTTAGVPGDELDAYAGRISGLDGVARVQASSGVYADGKKAAPAGPAQAALGKPDAQLLTVTPERGSAAEERQDTVRSIRDVAAPGSGEALVGGRDAQLVDTKASIGDRLPGAIGMVVGSTFVLLFLFTGSVVQPLRALLLNTVSLTASIGAMVWIFQDGHLSSALGFTAMPMDTSMTVLMFCIVFGLSMDYEVFVTSRIKELHDSGAPNATAVTRGLSRTGRIVTMAAGLLGVSFFAFATSEISFLQMFGLGSGLAILIDAVAVRGVLVPAAMRLLGRGAWYAPRVLRKLHSKVGLEETPSEGPGAPESQASERTPAGV; encoded by the coding sequence GTGCTGAGACGAATCGCGGAGCTGGCCCTGCACCGGCCTCGGGCTCTGCTCATAGCGAGCCTGATCGCGGTGGTGGCGATGGGCGCCATCGGTTTCGGAGCGTTCGGGAAGCTGCAGGCCGGTGGCTTCGAGGATCCGGACGCACCATCGAGCCGCGCACAGACCCTCATCGCCGACAAGTTCGGCGGCGAGGACAACCTCGTTCTGCTGGTGCGGGCGGAGAGCGGAAGCCTGGACTCGGCTGCCGTGCGCGAGGCCGGCGAGAAGCTGACGAAGGAGCTGAAGGCCAACTCGCAGCTCTCCCACGTCTCCTCGTACTGGGACGCCGGCGGCTCGGCGCTGACCTCACGGGACGGCTCGCAGGCCCTCGTGCTGGCGCATGTGCGGGGCGACAGCAGCGACGTGGCCGACCACACCAAGGAGATCACCGACGAGTGGAGCGGTGACCAGGGCCCCGTGGATGTACGGGCAGGGGGCGGCGCGGCACTCAACAACGACATCTCCGAGCAGGTCTCCGCGGACCTGGCCGTCGCGGAGTCCATCGCCGTGCCGCTGACGCTGGTGCTGCTCGTCATCGCCTTCGGCAGTTTCGTCGCGGCGCTGCTGCCGCTGGCGATCGGGCTGATCGCGATTCTCGGCACCTTCGCCGAACTGTTCGTACTGGGCAGCGTCACGGACGTCTCGGTCTTCTCCGTCAACCTGACCACCGCGCTCGGCCTCGGGCTGGGAATCGACTACGGGCTGCTCATCGTCAGCCGCTTCCGCGAACGGCTCTCCGAGGGCGACGACGTCGGGGACGCGCTGCGCACGACCGTGACGACGGCGGGACGCACGATCGCCTTCTCCGCGGCGACCGTCGTCGCGGCGCTGGCGGCGCTGCTGCTCTTCCCGCCGTTCTTCCTCCGCTCCTTCGCGTACGCCGGGATCGGAGTCGTGGCCATCGCCGCCATGGCGGCACTGATCGTCGTACCGGCGCTGCTGGCGGTGCTCGGACACCGCGTGAACAAGGGCCGGCTGCCATGGGCCGACGCGGTCCGCCGTCCCGACGCACCCATGTGGGGCCGGCTCGCGCGTACGGTCATGCGCCGCCCGGCCCTGACCGCGCTGCCCGTGCTGGCGGTGCTCCTGCTGGCGGCGAGCCCGCTGCTGGGCGCGCGCTTCGGGATGCCGGACGAGCGGGTACTGCCCGAGGACGCGCAGAGCCGGCAGGTCAGCAGCGTCCTGGACACGCAGTTCCCCGGAGGCTCGACGGAGGCCCTCCAGATCGTCACCACGGCGGGGGTTCCCGGGGACGAGCTCGACGCGTACGCGGGGCGGATATCGGGCCTGGACGGCGTGGCCCGCGTACAGGCGAGCAGCGGCGTCTACGCCGACGGTAAGAAGGCAGCACCGGCAGGGCCCGCACAGGCCGCGCTGGGCAAGCCCGACGCACAGCTCCTCACCGTCACACCGGAACGGGGCTCAGCGGCGGAGGAGCGGCAGGACACCGTTCGCAGCATCCGCGACGTGGCCGCTCCCGGCAGCGGCGAGGCCCTCGTCGGCGGACGCGACGCCCAGCTCGTCGATACGAAGGCGTCGATCGGCGACCGGCTGCCCGGCGCCATCGGGATGGTCGTCGGCTCGACCTTCGTGCTGCTCTTCCTCTTCACCGGCAGCGTCGTCCAGCCGCTGCGGGCCCTCCTGCTCAACACGGTGAGCCTGACGGCCTCGATCGGCGCGATGGTGTGGATCTTCCAGGACGGGCACCTCTCGTCGGCGCTGGGCTTCACGGCCATGCCGATGGACACCTCGATGACGGTGCTGATGTTCTGCATCGTCTTCGGACTCTCCATGGACTACGAGGTCTTCGTCACCAGCCGCATCAAGGAGCTGCACGACAGCGGTGCCCCCAACGCGACGGCGGTCACGCGCGGCCTGTCCCGCACCGGGCGCATCGTGACCATGGCGGCGGGACTGCTGGGCGTGAGCTTCTTCGCCTTCGCCACCAGCGAGATCAGCTTCCTGCAGATGTTCGGCCTGGGCAGCGGGCTGGCGATCCTCATCGACGCCGTCGCCGTGCGCGGAGTGCTGGTGCCCGCCGCGATGCGCCTGCTGGGCCGCGGTGCCTGGTACGCGCCGCGTGTGCTGCGGAAGCTGCACAGCAAGGTCGGCCTGGAGGAGACGCCCTCCGAGGGGCCCGGGGCGCCGGAGTCCCAGGCGTCGGAGCGAACTCCCGCGGGGGTCTGA
- a CDS encoding DUF5941 domain-containing protein gives MSTAILTGPPVPGSPLEGDLRSLGFDVQVAAEAGQVPAAVSAAPAGARVALVDPHFVGHRHSLRLALTDPRFAAGAVTGALSVQAQARGALTRALHEADSAAAGAAADVAARGPDDEGAVTAPPRTLPDAVADALEAGDLDVHRPELGPLVASVPVGEEARAAARASVDGVDDEAVRLRNAVKSRDGFFTTFCVSPYSRYIARWCARRGLTPNQVTTASLVTALIAAACAATGTRGGFVAAGVLLIASFVLDATDGQLARYDLQYSTLGAWLDATFDRAKEYAYYAGLALGATRGGDDVWALALGAMVLQTARHVVDFSFNEANHDAAANTSPTAALSTRLDSVGWTVWLRRMIVLPIGERWALIAVLTACTTPRITLVVLLVGCALAACYTTAGRVLRSLTRKAHRTDRAARALADLADSGPLAAGFAALARRAHVQLPGYGPVVAFLGTAALLATALWTPLGSVWPCVAALGYALTSGFAVAAPLRGALDWLAPPFFRTAEYVLVLVLAARAEQSGVNGALPAAFGLVAAVAYHHYDTVYRIRGGTGAPPHWLVRATGGHEGRTLVVALAAALWASGAGRGPDQGQGFTIALTTLAVVVAAVVLVESIRFWVSSKAPAVHDETGEPA, from the coding sequence CTGTCGACCGCCATCCTCACCGGTCCGCCGGTCCCGGGGTCGCCGCTGGAGGGCGACCTGCGGTCGCTGGGGTTCGACGTCCAGGTCGCGGCGGAGGCCGGCCAGGTGCCTGCGGCAGTGTCCGCAGCCCCCGCGGGAGCGAGGGTCGCGCTCGTCGACCCGCACTTCGTCGGCCACCGCCACAGCCTCCGGCTCGCGCTGACCGACCCCCGCTTCGCGGCGGGCGCCGTCACCGGGGCACTGTCCGTACAGGCTCAGGCCCGCGGTGCGCTCACACGTGCCCTGCACGAAGCGGACTCGGCGGCGGCAGGCGCCGCAGCCGACGTGGCGGCCCGCGGGCCCGATGACGAGGGCGCGGTCACCGCACCGCCGCGCACGCTGCCCGACGCCGTGGCCGACGCGCTGGAAGCAGGCGACCTCGACGTGCACCGTCCCGAACTGGGCCCGCTCGTCGCGTCCGTGCCGGTGGGCGAGGAGGCACGCGCGGCCGCACGTGCCTCCGTCGACGGCGTGGACGACGAGGCGGTGCGCCTGCGCAACGCGGTGAAGTCGCGGGACGGCTTCTTCACCACCTTCTGCGTCAGCCCCTACTCCCGTTACATCGCCCGCTGGTGCGCACGCCGCGGCCTCACCCCGAACCAGGTCACCACCGCGTCGCTCGTGACTGCCCTGATCGCGGCCGCCTGCGCCGCGACCGGCACGCGGGGCGGCTTCGTCGCCGCCGGGGTGCTGCTGATCGCCTCCTTCGTGCTGGACGCGACCGACGGGCAGCTCGCACGCTACGACCTGCAGTACTCCACCCTCGGCGCCTGGCTGGACGCCACCTTCGACCGGGCCAAGGAGTACGCCTACTACGCGGGCCTCGCCCTCGGTGCCACGCGCGGCGGCGACGACGTATGGGCGCTGGCCCTCGGCGCGATGGTGCTGCAGACCGCCCGCCACGTCGTGGACTTCTCCTTCAACGAGGCCAACCACGACGCCGCGGCCAACACCAGCCCCACCGCGGCCCTGTCCACGAGACTGGACAGCGTCGGATGGACGGTGTGGCTGCGCCGCATGATCGTGCTCCCGATCGGCGAACGCTGGGCCCTCATCGCGGTGTTGACCGCCTGCACCACTCCCCGCATCACCCTCGTCGTGCTCCTCGTCGGCTGCGCCCTCGCCGCCTGCTACACCACGGCCGGGCGCGTGCTGCGTTCGCTGACCCGGAAGGCGCACCGGACCGACCGCGCCGCCCGTGCGCTGGCCGACCTCGCCGACAGCGGCCCTCTCGCCGCGGGGTTCGCGGCACTGGCCCGCCGCGCACATGTTCAGCTGCCCGGTTACGGGCCCGTCGTCGCGTTCCTCGGCACGGCCGCGCTGCTGGCCACCGCGCTGTGGACACCGCTGGGCAGCGTCTGGCCGTGCGTGGCCGCCCTCGGTTACGCGCTGACCTCGGGTTTCGCCGTCGCCGCCCCGTTGAGGGGCGCGCTGGACTGGCTCGCCCCGCCCTTCTTCCGTACTGCGGAATACGTGCTCGTGCTTGTCCTCGCGGCACGCGCGGAACAATCAGGGGTGAACGGCGCGCTGCCCGCCGCTTTCGGGCTGGTGGCGGCGGTCGCCTACCATCACTACGACACGGTGTACCGCATCCGCGGCGGCACCGGCGCGCCTCCGCACTGGCTTGTCCGTGCGACCGGGGGTCACGAAGGACGAACCCTGGTCGTCGCGCTCGCCGCGGCCCTCTGGGCCTCCGGCGCAGGCCGCGGCCCGGACCAGGGCCAAGGTTTCACCATCGCGCTGACCACGCTCGCCGTGGTCGTCGCGGCAGTGGTGCTCGTCGAGAGCATCCGCTTCTGGGTGTCCTCCAAAGCACCCGCCGTACACGACGAAACAGGAGAACCCGCATGA
- a CDS encoding ABC transporter ATP-binding protein, whose protein sequence is MDVAEDTQEKAEIVPQVEGPPAQEAWIPTVIAEDLHIVYRVYGGAKGKGSATAALNRIIRRKPGGGSLREVHAVRGVSFTAYRGQAIGLIGSNGSGKSTLLRAIAGLLPPESGRVYTNGQPSLLGVNAAMMNDLTGERNVVLGGLAMGMSRDEVAERYQGIVDFSGINEKGDFITLPMRTYSSGMSARLRFSIAAAKNHDVLMIDEALATGDKKFQRRSEQRVRQLREEAGTVFLVSHNNKSIRDTCERTLWLEKGELVHDGPTEEVLKEYEKFTGK, encoded by the coding sequence ATGGACGTGGCTGAGGACACCCAGGAGAAGGCAGAGATCGTCCCCCAGGTGGAGGGGCCTCCGGCGCAGGAGGCGTGGATTCCCACCGTCATCGCAGAGGACCTGCACATCGTCTACCGCGTCTACGGCGGCGCGAAGGGCAAGGGCAGCGCCACCGCGGCGCTGAACCGCATCATCCGCCGTAAGCCCGGTGGCGGCAGCCTGCGTGAGGTGCATGCGGTCAGGGGCGTGAGTTTCACCGCTTACCGCGGCCAGGCCATCGGCCTGATCGGCTCCAACGGTTCGGGCAAGTCCACGCTGCTGCGCGCCATCGCGGGCCTGTTGCCCCCCGAGAGCGGCCGTGTCTACACCAACGGCCAGCCCTCACTGCTGGGTGTCAACGCCGCGATGATGAACGACCTCACCGGCGAGCGGAACGTCGTGCTCGGCGGGCTCGCCATGGGGATGTCCCGCGACGAGGTCGCCGAGCGCTACCAGGGGATCGTCGACTTCTCCGGCATCAACGAGAAGGGCGACTTCATCACCCTGCCGATGCGCACGTACTCATCGGGCATGTCCGCGCGGCTGCGGTTCTCCATCGCCGCCGCCAAGAACCACGACGTGCTGATGATCGACGAGGCGCTGGCGACGGGCGACAAGAAGTTCCAGCGCCGCTCGGAGCAGCGCGTGCGCCAACTGCGGGAAGAGGCAGGCACCGTCTTCCTCGTGAGCCACAACAACAAGTCGATCCGCGACACATGCGAGCGGACGCTGTGGCTGGAGAAGGGCGAGCTCGTGCACGACGGGCCGACCGAGGAAGTCCTCAAGGAATACGAGAAGTTCACGGGCAAGTAG
- a CDS encoding iron-containing alcohol dehydrogenase family protein, whose translation MPVLTRLIPSPVVVDISRGALDDLAGLLADQRISSNGRLAFAISGGSGAALRERFAPALPSADWYEVGGGTIDDAIKLADSMKSGRYDAVVGLGGGKIIDCAKFAAARIGLPLVAVATNLSHDGLCSPVATLDNDAGRGSYGVPNPIAVVIDLDVIREAPARFVRSGIGDAISNISAVRDWELAHTVRGEDIDGLAAAMARQAGEAVLRHPGGVGDDAFLQVLAEGLVMTGISMSVAGDSRPASGACHEINHAFDLLYPKRAASHGEQCGLGAAFATFLRGDREMSMLMVEVLQRHGLPVLPHEIGFDEDEFVKVVEYAPETRPGRYTILEHLDLSADQIRDAYRDYAQAISS comes from the coding sequence ATGCCGGTACTGACCCGCCTCATCCCGTCGCCCGTCGTCGTCGACATCAGCCGCGGCGCCCTGGACGACCTGGCGGGCCTGCTGGCCGATCAGCGGATCTCCTCGAACGGCAGGCTCGCCTTCGCCATCAGTGGTGGTTCGGGCGCGGCTCTGCGTGAGCGTTTCGCCCCCGCCCTCCCCAGCGCCGACTGGTACGAGGTGGGCGGCGGCACCATCGACGACGCCATCAAGCTGGCCGACTCCATGAAGTCCGGGCGCTACGACGCCGTCGTCGGCCTGGGCGGTGGCAAGATCATCGACTGTGCCAAGTTCGCGGCGGCGCGCATCGGCCTGCCGCTGGTCGCGGTCGCCACCAACCTCAGCCACGACGGCCTGTGTTCACCGGTCGCCACCCTCGACAATGACGCGGGGCGCGGCTCGTACGGCGTGCCCAACCCGATCGCCGTCGTCATCGATCTCGACGTCATCAGGGAGGCCCCGGCCCGGTTCGTTCGTTCCGGGATCGGTGACGCGATCTCCAACATCTCCGCGGTGCGGGACTGGGAACTCGCCCACACGGTGCGCGGCGAGGACATCGACGGCCTCGCCGCCGCCATGGCCCGCCAGGCGGGGGAGGCCGTGCTGAGGCACCCCGGCGGCGTCGGCGACGACGCGTTCCTCCAAGTCCTCGCCGAGGGGCTGGTGATGACCGGGATCTCGATGTCGGTCGCCGGTGACAGCCGGCCCGCGTCGGGCGCCTGCCACGAGATCAACCACGCCTTCGACCTGCTCTACCCCAAGCGCGCCGCCAGTCACGGCGAACAGTGCGGTCTCGGGGCGGCGTTCGCCACGTTCCTGCGGGGCGACCGGGAGATGTCGATGCTGATGGTCGAGGTGCTCCAGCGCCACGGCCTTCCCGTATTGCCTCACGAAATCGGCTTCGACGAGGACGAGTTCGTGAAAGTAGTGGAGTACGCCCCGGAGACCAGGCCCGGGCGGTACACCATTCTCGAACACCTCGACCTGTCCGCCGACCAGATCAGGGACGCATACCGCGACTATGCACAAGCCATCAGTAGCTGA